From the genome of Naumannella halotolerans, one region includes:
- a CDS encoding helix-turn-helix domain-containing protein encodes MSANETLAPSTHSAGDEQQLGRVYDMLTAEEALNPRPRHYLVGGAEDDPVELPQEVYEVLLHVVDAMRKGLSVTVSPTSQVLTTQQAADLLGISRPTLIKALDDGQLPYTRSGTHRRIALADVLDYRERRRRAQYAAIDALSADIDEISDIEQTLADLRHARKTVAERRASKAR; translated from the coding sequence ATGTCCGCGAACGAGACCCTCGCCCCGTCGACCCATTCAGCCGGCGACGAGCAGCAGCTCGGCCGCGTCTACGACATGCTCACCGCTGAGGAGGCCCTGAACCCACGGCCGCGGCACTACTTGGTGGGCGGAGCGGAAGACGACCCTGTTGAGCTTCCGCAGGAGGTCTATGAGGTGCTGCTGCACGTCGTGGACGCGATGCGCAAGGGCCTGTCCGTGACGGTTTCGCCGACTTCGCAGGTGCTGACCACTCAGCAGGCCGCCGATCTCCTGGGGATCAGCCGGCCCACCCTCATCAAGGCACTCGACGACGGGCAACTTCCCTATACACGCTCGGGCACGCACCGTCGGATCGCCCTGGCCGACGTGCTCGATTACCGCGAGAGGCGGCGACGGGCGCAGTACGCGGCCATCGACGCGCTCTCGGCCGACATCGACGAGATCAGCGACATCGAACAGACTCTGGCCGACCTGCGCCACGCCCGCAAGACGGTGGCCGAGCGCCGGGCGTCGAAAGCTCGTTGA